In a single window of the Rhizoctonia solani chromosome 16, complete sequence genome:
- a CDS encoding glycosyltransferase family 4 protein, whose protein sequence is MANKLRVCILHPDLGIGGAERLIVDAALGLQKRGHTVHIYTSYHDSGHAFEETTDGTLTVRYIKPPFPRHVFGALHILLSILRQLHLVLILLFLVYFGKESPYDVFLVDQLSACIPLLRWGMQKRVVFYCHFPDKLLADGTVAAVEGVQATKGKGGVKGFVKKLYRLPVNWVEEVTTGQADVILANSRFTSRVFKDSFPSIKVDPVVVYPGINISAYQSLPSSDDTSEIEMVKSDKTTLLSLNRFERKKNAALAIQAFALLPNSNIRLVIAGGYDPRLANNVECLRHLVKICEENAIEWKTVSPRELPELPTHSSNKPKAEVNGKQVLFVLNFSNPQRTHLLTSPTTRALLYTPQNEHFGIVPVEAMVCGVPVVACDSGGPMESIVDPENLKYAADSDKHTGEKGRTGFLLPPDPELWARALRSILDFSDEERVSIARTSRQRVKDMFSLESLTVGMESALIRAVQMGKMNDVGVGVGVAVVSIGVGVGVWLPSEL, encoded by the exons ATGGCCAATAAACTAAGAGTATGCATACTACACCCAGATTTGGGAATAG GGGGCGCTGAAAGGTTAATAGTCGATGCCGCACTTGGCCTTCAAAAACGCGGACACACGGTCCACATATATACTTCCTACCATGACTCGGGCCATGCATTCGAGGAAACAACCGACG GTACCCTGACTGTGCGATATATTAAACCACCTTTCCCGCGACACGTCTTTGGTGCTTTGCACATCCTGCTTTCTATCCTGCGGCAGCTGCATCTAGTTCTGATCTTGCTGTTTCTTGTATACTTTGGGAAAGAGAGTCCGTACGATGTGTTCCTTGTCGACCAGCTTTCCGCTTGCATTCCCTTGCTCAGGTGGGGAATGCAAAAGAGAGTTGTGTTTTATTGCCACTTTCCAGACAAACTTTTGGCAGATGGGACTGTTGCTGCCGTCGAAGGTGTTCAGGCTACCAAAGGCAAGGGAGGTGTCAAAGGGTTCGTCAAGAAATTATACAGGCTGCCAGTTAATTGGGTCGAGGAAGTTACTACGG GACAAGCGGACGTTATACTTGCAAACTCTCGGTTTACTTCTCGAGTATTCAAGGATTCGTTCCCTTCAATCAAGGTGGATCCAGTAGTGGTCTATCCAGGAATTAACATTTCAGCCTATCAATCCCTTCCTTCTTCAGATGATACGAGTGAGATTGAGATGGTCAAATC GGATAAGACCACACTCCTCTCTTTAAACCGATTCGAACGCAAGAAAAATGCAGCTCTCGCAATTCAGGCCTTTGCCCTCCTCCCGAACTCCAACATTCGACTAGTCATCGCAGGAGGGTACGACCCACGCCTAGCTAACAACGTTGAATGCCTGCGACACCTAGTCAAGATATGTGAAGAAAATGCAATAGAATGGAAGACAGTCTCTCCTCGCGAACTTCCCGAACTTCCTACGCACTCTTCGAATAAACCAAAAGCAGAGGTGAACGGAAAACAAGTCCTCTTTGTTCTCAACTTTTCCAACCCTCAACGTACACACTTGCTCACCTCGCCTACGACCCGTGCGCTACTTTATACTCCCCAGAATGAACATTTTGGGATTGTTCCGGTTGAGGCGATGGTCTGTGGGGTTCCAGTCGTTGCGTGCGATAGCGGAGGACCCATGGAGAGCATTGTCGACCCGGAGAATCTCAAGTATGCAGCCGATTCTGATAAGCATACGGGAGAAAAGGGCAGAACGGGGTTCCTACTCCCCCCAGATCCCGAGCTGTGGGCCCGTGCATTGCGATCTATCCTGGATTTCTCAGACGAGGAACGAGTATCGATAGCAAGGACCTCTCGACAACGTGTGAAGGATATGTTTAGCCTCGAGAGCTTGACAGTCGGTATGGAGAGTGCATTGATTAGGGCTGTGCAAATGGGTAAAATGAATGACGTGGGAGTAGGAGTAGGAGTTGCAGTAGTGAGCATTGGGGTTGGAGTAGGCGTTTGGTTACCAAGTGAATTATGA
- a CDS encoding heat shock protein HSP20 family protein, whose product MSLAHFLAEYATHPFLGPYYDHWLQENNFGTFGHIWQPDWSGFSSERTPSLDWFEGDTSYTLHIEVPGVKKEDMTMHVSEDGHSLTIEGKTEKFGNFLGLSGGTSPGALVAGSKGLGGPWRMARSSYLSYREEAQRRDDRQVFPHRFAPSIRDGKRIVAKLENGILSVTLPKLHTPKPRRIVID is encoded by the exons ATGTCTCTCGCACACTTCCTCGCCGAATACGCAACACATCCGTTCCTAGGACCGTACTACGACCACTGGCTGCAGGAGAACAACTTTGGGACGTTTGGCCACATTTGGCAGCCCGACTGGTCCGGCTTTTCGTCCGAGCGCACTCCCTCGCTCGATTGGTTCGAGGGCGACACGAGCTATACGCTGCATATCGAGGTTCCTGGCGTCAAGAAGGAAGACATGACCATGCACGTTAGCGAAGACGGACACTCGTTGACGATCGAGGGCAAGACTGAGAAGTTTGGTAATTTCTTGGGCTTGAGTGGGGGCACGAGCCCAGGAGCACTGGTGGCAGGATCAAAAGGGTTAGGAGGACCATGGCGGATG GCACGGTCGTCGTATCTCTCGTACCGAGAAGAAGCACAGCGTCGGGACGACCGTCAAGTTTTCCCGCACCGTTTCGCTCCCAGCATACGTGACGGCAAACGCATCGTCGCCAAGCTCGAGAACGGCATCTTGAGTGTGACGTTACCCAAGCTTCACACGCCCAAGCCCCGCCGTATCGTCATTGACTGA
- a CDS encoding 40S ribosome biogenesis protein Tsr1 and BMS1 C-terminal: protein MKRILEFNDYIQQNKPFKSKHASKGSLKAAAKGRVGNSPKSQPAASVAIAQTKLNRKNSAKQNQLKKKAELADEGKIFTPRIVAIVPLCPDVSAQQTALQIVKSLGVDASSAPQSGTWIVEAPRFRTTLQFLILPYQVDTWGERLLRVLQSQGGLHNVVSTVSHSDGSRTQPAIQKSLLSFVQYFVPTQNRVFDLTTESDARNAARALCEGVPRTGPASASWRDGRSWIAAENVDWEENGELRITGVVRGSALTANRLVHIPSLGDFQISKVLAAPRPRAHKHSAEVTMDVTPTDMTIIAERQPSDADSLTSTNRPDEMTNEQTWPTAEELAEGEAREASALKASSKKSKIKRVPRGTSTYQAAWIVDDADDEDEGDEDEDADADMEAEANVGEGQEEEEDMVELDEEAEDDPAMSVTNSKAGKSVAFEDMDVEEEARQLDTWRTREREDADDLAFPDEIDTPQDTPARTRFARYRGLRSLRTSPWDPYENLPQDYARTFQFEDYARTERSVRKYEDEHAAKPATRVVVCVESVPRDVVRLYGPGRPLIMFTLLQHEHKVSVLNFTVQRNTEYNESVRSKDPMILCVGPRRLRTNPVYSQHTRGGGKGVNNVHKFERYLRHGDASVATIYGPIVFGKQPCTLLRETGDPEAPELVAYGSFHNTDAQRIIAKRIILTGHPFKVHKKTATVRYMFFNPEDVRYFAPTQLHTKHGRTGHIRESLGTMDISKLTSMALSPRWTPGQDTNDDVAMEE, encoded by the exons ATGAAACGTATTCTTGAGTTTAACGATTACATACAGCAAAACAAGCCCTTCAAATCCAAGCATGCTTCAAAGGGGTCACTGAAAGCTGCTGCCAAAG GCCGAGTTGGGAACTCTCCCAAATCGCAACCAGCAGCCAGCGTCGCAATTGCTCAAACTAAACTAAATCGTAAAAATTCAGCTAAACAGAACCAGCTCAAGAAGAAGGCAGAGTTGGCGGACGAAGGCAAAATCTTCA CACCTCGGATAGTGGCAATTGTCCCGTTGTGTCCCGACGTCTCGGCCCAGCAAACTGCGCTTCAAATCGTCAAATCTCTGGGTGTGGATGCCTCTTCAGCACCACAGTCAGGCACATGGATCGTCGA AGCTCCACGCTTCCGGACAACCCTACAGTTCCTTATCCTACCTTACC AAGTAGACACCTGGGGCGAGCGTCTCCTCCGAGTTCTTCAAAGTCAAGGAGGGCTACACAATGTAGTCTCAACCGTATCCCATTCGGACGGCTCGAGAACCCAGCCAGCTATACAAAAATCACTTCTGTCTTTTGTTCAGTATTTCGTACCGACACAAAATAGGGTATTCGACTTGACAACTGAGTCGGACGCGAGGAATGCTGCGAGGGCTTTGTGTGAAGGAGTTCCCAGGACCGGCCCAGCGAGTGCAAGTTGGAGGGATGGTCGGTCTTGGATAGCGGCTGAGAACGTGGACTGGGAAGAAAATGGCGAATTGAGGATCACTGGCGTTGTTCGCGGGTCAGCGCTGACAGCCAATCGACTAGTGCATATACCCTCTTTAGGGGATTTCCAAATATCCAAA GTTCTTGCAGCCCCTCGCCCCCGTGCGCACAAACATAGCGCAGAAGTGACCATGGATGTTACACCAACGGACATGACTATTATCGCGGAACGTCAACCATCTGATGCAGATTCCCTAACTTCTACGAATAGGCCCGACGAAATGACAAACGAACAGACATGGCCGACTGCAGAAGAACTTGCCGAAGGGGAGGCTCGTGAGGCAAGCGCTCTGAAAGCTTCCTCTAAGAAATCCAAGATCAAGAGGGTACCTAGGGGAACATCTACTTACCAGGCGGCGTGGATCGTTGACGATGCGgacgatgaagatgaagGGGACGAGGATGAGGACGCTGATGCCGATATGGAAGCGGAGGCTAATGTGGGAGAAGgtcaagaagaagaggaagatatGGTTGAGTTGGACGAGGAGGCCGAAGACGACCCAGCCATGTCAGTTACCAACAGTAAGGCAGGAAAAAGTGTTGCATTCGAAGACATGGACGTAGAAGAGGAAGCTCGGCA GCTTGATACCTGGCGTACTCGAGAACGAGAAGACGCAGACGATCTTGCCTTCCCCGATGAGATTGACACTCCACAAGATACCCCCGCTCGCACACGTTTTGCTCGTTACCGAGGGCTGCGTTCCCTCCGTACAAGCCCATGGGACCCGTATGAGAACCTCCCACAAGACTATGCGCGAACGTTTCAGTTCGAGGATTATGCACGCACGGAGCGATCTGTGCGCAAGTACGAGGACGAACACGCGGCCAAGCCTGCCACACGGgttgttgtatgcgttgAGAGTGTGCCGAGAGATGTGGTCCGGTTATATGGCCCAGGGCGACCTTTGATCATGTTTACACTACTGCAGCACGAGCATAAGGTTTCAGTACTCAATTTTACTGTACAACGAAATACCGAATACAACGAGTCCGTACGTTCCAAG GATCCTATGATTCTATGCGTTGGGCCTCGCCGACTCCGTACAAACCCCGTATATAGTCAACATACGCGAGGAGGTGGGAAAGGCGTAAACAATGTTCACAAATTTGAGCGATATCTTCGCCACGGAGATGCAAGCGTTGCAACAATCTATGGCCCTATCGTCtttggaaaacagccttgcACATTACTTCGCGAAACCGGTGATCCAGAAG CACCTGAACTTGTCGCATATGGTTCGTTCCACAACACCGATGCCCAACGAATCATAGCCAAACGTATCATCCTGACTGGACACCCATTCAAAGTGCATAAGAAAACCGCAACCGTCCGGTACATGTTCTTCAACCCTGAGGATGTCCGATATTTCGCGCCAACCCAACTACATACTAAGCATGGACGGACAGGTCATATTCGTGAAAGCCTCGGGACCATGGATATTTCAAAGCTCACTTCGATGGCCCTCTCACCCAGATGGACACC TGGGCAGGACACCAACGACGACGTGGCAATGGAAGAATGA
- a CDS encoding Triose-phosphate Transporter family translates to MSYSALPDDRDHVKSFDSDRPDIDFETDNETQQSREQRKREWWRNAFINSLFIATWFGFATVLSIYNKWMFSGDKFGFPSPLFVTSMHMLMQFLLAALCRFIFPSTFGSPYSPTGKQYAVKAVPCAVTTSLDIGFSNLSLKTITLSFYTMCKSSSLVFVLFFAFLFKLETFSKRLVSVILLITGGVVLMVATETQFAFGGMILVFIASACGGLRWALTQILLHGPKREDDEDDEKDPPMGMDNPCATIFWLAPTMFISLLILTAMVDNLGDVFGSKFFSSPSETIKTALFIMAPGAVAFCMTLAEFYRYIQRSNNHIALCDCIWGSAERMNIIGVGVTILGIALFTYHKYKKSVDHTGSTKSIRLSRRDETAEQVIFETEPPSPLNPGPGPHRTSAPPASSSLRSPRPPLIGKKSVRFERASQENLLQIGDEEEDEGNEVRVLRDRQAERAELLGR, encoded by the exons ATGTCCTACTCCGCCCTACCCGACGACCGAGATCATGTCAAATCATTCGATAGCGATAGACCAGATATAGATTTTGAAACAGATAATGAGACCCAACAGAGTAGAGAACAGAGGAAGCGTGAATGGTGGAGAAATGCATTCATAAATTCGCTATTCATAGCGACTTG gttcgGATTTGCCACCGTATTGAGCATATATAATAAATGGATGTTCTCCGGCGACAAGTTTGGCTTTCCCTCTCCACTCTTCGTGACCTCGATGCACATGCTCATGCAATTCTTACTTGCTGCTCTATGTCGGTTCATATTTCCTTCTACGTTTGGGTCCCCCTATTCTCCTACCGGAAAACAATACGC GGTGAAAGCTGTTCCATGTGCAGTGACAACCAGTCTAGATATTGGCTTTTCAAACTTGAGTTTGAAGACAATCACTCTTTCGTTTTATA CAATGTGTAAATCATCCTCGCTCGTATTTGTCCTGTTCTTTGCATTCCTCTTCAAGCTCGAAACATTCTCCAAACGCCTCGTTTCGGTCATTCTTCTTATAACAGGCGGAGTAGTCTTAATGGTCGCTACGGAAACCCAGTTCGCTTTCGGAGGAATGATCTTAGTCTTTATTGCTAGTGCATGTGGTGGTCTTCGTTGGGCACTTACCCAAATTTTGCTTCACGGGCCGAAGAGGGaggacgacgaagacgacgagAAAGACCCACCTATGGGAATGGACAACCCCTGCGCAACCATATTCTGGCTCGCTCCCACTATGTTTATTTCATTATTGATACTAACGGCCATGGTCGATAACTTGGGAGATGTCTTTGGGTCCAA GTTCTTCAGTTCTCCGTCTGAAACGATTAAAACAGCCTTGTTTATTATGGCTCCAGGAGCAGTAGCATTCTGCATGACTCTTGCCGAGTTTTA CAGGTATATTCAAAGAAGTAACAACCATATCGCTCTCTGCGATTGTATTTGGGGATCGGCTGAACGAATGAACATTATTGGAGTTGGCGTAACTATCCTCG GTATCGCGCTGTTCACGTACCATAAGTACAAGAAATCCGTGGACCACACTGGATCAACCAAGTCGATACGTCTGAGTAGGAGAGACGAAACC GCTGAACAAGTGATCTTTGAAACTGAACCACCGTCTCCCCTTAATCCTGGCCCTGGGCCACACAGGACATCTGCGCCTCCCGCATCTTCGTCCCTTCGATCGCCAAGGCCTCCTTTGATTGGAAAAAAGAGCGTACGATTTGAGCGTGCGAGCCAAGAAAATTTACTGCAAATTGGcgatgaggaggaagatgAAGGAAATGAGGTTAGGGTTCTACGGGATAGGCAAGCAGAGAGAGCGGAGCTTTTGGGAAGATAG
- a CDS encoding Dynein associated protein yields MQNEVPLDAVVDVTAGRGTVRFVGNTAFAPGKWVGIELAAPNGKNDGSVKDVVYFSCAPNHGVFVRPSQVKIVSTPGQASRPASRNGPRGSMPSTPARQSSSRSVNTRAGSPGQASPLTIRTPSNSRLPASKLPPPSPISATAARRPTLAPHKRTGSTSGAHPFAQSPLTRAQPPRTTSVQSGSTRLESDDGNGEDDEDDTITRPLEERRPSVADSEREIRHSPIESRPPISRLVVPAQSPANYPTSSPLSPSKPSVLPLASTGGNETARVPSLSKQPSRGLMLEPSSMIVRSESETMAVVPPSPKLAAPPSPKQVKEDAELRVKLRVLESKRTEDARLIPKLQALQTELSQTKRELADQQAEMSTLDEKGVEAAEQLEMAMLDKEVAEERAEAAELELESVKEKLAEIEIELQSLKEGGTPEGGGGEAKKSLDVIQLEKHNERLKEALIKRGAERKIAELERDLSGIDELQTGYEETLSKLANADAQIEDLKIQLDDALGAEEMLVQLTDRNLQLSEKIEEMRVSIEDLEALKELNDEIEENHVEAERAMQEEIDGKDSQIRELNQKIETLEETITDYEGTIVQFRELVGHMQGDMENLRQENQIHQSESSAQATQSAAILSLNMRLQSTAAKNQAKNIEFELRKLDAAQAKEWLAIVQPYLPQVYVEVDADATACYMFFQRLATKAELIANVVGSAHGLPESLSGSVPESLVGVCEMRGRMYHLACLCKRFASVLRKCDVNTFHAVGRLFPDLSPMEKRLDMHVDLLKRDEFRIWSVLAILPRCYLSLNTSQIQPSPDLRLTSPRNTRFNDATRLRFGFIRSCHWFDQDALENSIKDEDTVLEYGDLDIDRTLLEPIAQILEHPRAPSLLSSKKLVRRVEDLIQESSALKLDLVPKLTALTTTMIKGCDFGIQLAQRIGSYLADVRAQKHNFQLASVLLHVRETAAETMSQRPGTVGSWEAVGQLVAGLVKDATALMEPAMEQENILKLVGEAPWVVRIAEVKALSAVNVDAERTVNKLNEEIKDLIRSIKTRDQTIQETSVKIELMERRMETVKKQADAIKQEKAYEEALEQLQSDLDEMGQENARLKQATAGMEKHASGMQPAVEEPVIASGDLEASHLLEQASLKQFLTIYVANTPPSQIESLRGAVRFLRHENSYLKSQDLLRELNSLPPLGDKPIPVTLSRISRTSARPLTTVVRSPTPLSEVSEEEYLMEELRDEYDSEESEEAERPPSPHALATESKLLYRDLLLTRQLQPEPELQENNENEEENEEQWTRELLPHEQLVARRRENKILGRRVRGLAERAGQLNVIRL; encoded by the exons ATGCAAAATGAGGTGCCGCTCGACGCGGTGGTCGACGTGACTGCTGGTCGAGGAACGGTCCGATTCGTGGGGAATACGGCATTTGCACCTGGTAAATGGGTCGGAATCGAACTCGCCGCGCCTAATGGAAAGAACGATGGTTCGGTCAAGGATGTTGTGTATTTCTCCTGCGCCCCCAATCACGGTGTCTTTGTGAGGCCGAGTCAAGTCAAAATTGTTTCCACACCA GGTCAGGCCAGTCGACCCGCATCTCGAAATGGACCGCGAGGGTCAATGCCCTCGACGCCGGCCCGTCAATCATCTTCCCGTTCTGTAAATACACGTGCCGGATCCCCAGGCCAAGCATCGCCCCTAACCATTCGTACACCGTCCAATTCGCGTCTCCCGGCGTCCAAGCTGCCCCCTCCCAGCCCTATCTCGGCAACGGCTGCTCGCCGGCCAACTCTCGCACCTCACAAACGTACAGGAAGCACATCAGGCGCACACCCATTCGCGCAAAGCCCACTCACAAGAGCTCAGCCTCCGAGAACAACCAGTGTTCAGTCCGGATCGACTAGACTCGAGTCCGATGATGGAAACGGAGAAGACGACGAGGACGATACTATCACGCGGCCGTTGGAAGAGAGAAGACCCTCTGTTGCTGACTCGGAGAGAGAGATACGACATTCTCCTATTGAATCTCGTCCGCCTATCTCTCGCCTGGTTGTACCAGCTCAATCCCCAGCAAACTACCCA ACCAGCAGTCCACTCAGTCCTTCTAAGCCCTCTGTTTTACCACTTGCGTCAACAGGAGGGAATGAGACCGCTCGCGTACCTTCGTTGTCAAAACAACCTTCACGAGGACTGATGCTTGAACCTTCGAGTATGATCGTTCGTTCTGAATCCGAGACCATGGCTG TCGTTCCTCCCAGCCCCAAATTGGCTGCTCCCCCGAGTCCCAAACAA GTCAAGGAGGACGCCGAATTACGTGTCAAGCTACGCGTACTTGAATCTAAACGGACTGAAGATGCGCGTCTCATAC CAAAGCTTCAAGCTCTACAAACAGAACTCTCACAGACAAAACGAGAATTAGCAGACCAACAGGCTGAAATGTCAACACTTGATGAAAAGGGGGTTGAGGCTGCCGAGCAACTAGAAATGGCTATGTTGGATAAGGAG GTAGCAGAAGAGCGTGCTGAGGCCGCTGAACTCGAACTTGAATCTGTCAAAGAGAAGCTAGCTGAAATAGAAATTGAACTGCAATCTTTGAAGGAGGGTGGTACTCCCGAGGGTGGTGGCGGGGAAGCAAAGAAGAGCCTGGACGTGATACAACTAGAGAAACATAACGAACGACTGAAGGAAGCCCTAATCAA ACGCGGAGCAGAAAGAAAGATAGCAGAGTTAGAGCGGGATTTGAGTGGGATTGACGAACTTCAGA CCGGGTACGAAGAGACGCTATCCAAGCTCGCCAATGCCGATGCACAGATCGAGGACCTCAAAATTCAGCTGGACGATGCACTTGGTGCTGAGGAGATGCTCGTACAATTGACAGATCGGAATTTGCAGCTCAGTGAG AAAATCGAAGAGATGCGTGTGTCGATCGAGGATCTTGAGGCACTTAAAGAACTCAACGACGAGATTGAAGAGAACCATGTCGAGGCTGAGCGGGCTATGCAAGAAGAAATTG ATGGGAAGGATAGCCAAATACGCGAACTGAACCAAAAGATCGAGACGCTTGAAGAAACGATTACGGATTATGAAGGCACGATTGTGCAATTTAGAGAGCTTGTTGGACATATGCAAGG AGACATGGAAAATCTCCGTCAAGAGAACCAAATCCACCAATCCGAATCCTCCGCTCAGGCCACCCAATCTGCTGCAATCCTCTCGCTCAACATGCGCTTGCAATCGACCGCGGCCAAGAATCAGGCCAAGAATATCGAATTCGAGTTGCGTAAATTGGACGCGGCACAGGCAAAAGAGTGGCTGGCCATCGTGCAGCCGTATCTGCCACAG GTCTATGTCGAAGTGGATGCAGACGCGACCGCATGTTACATGTTCTTCCAACGTCTAGCGACGAAAGCTGAACTTATTGCAAACGTGGTTGGTTCAGCACACGGACTCCCTGAAAGTCTGTCCGGAAGCGTTCCGGAGAGCTTGGTCGGTGTTTGTGAG ATGCGTGGCCGGATGTATCACCTTGCATGTCTTTGCAAACGATTTGCGAGTGTCCTGCGTAAATGCGACGTGAATACATTCCATGCTGTCGGGAGGTTATTCCCTGATTTATCGccgatggagaagaggctgGATATGCATGTCGATCTGTTGAAACGGGATGAATTTAGGATATGGAGTGTGTTAGCGATATTGCCAA GATGTTATCTCAGTTTGAACACCTCGCAGATACAGCCTTCTCCGGATTTGAGGCTGACCTCGCCGAGAAACACTCGATTTAACGATGCAACTCGACTGCGATTTGGATTCATTCGTAGCTGCCATTGGTTTGACCAAGACGCTCTGGAGAACTCTATCAAGGACGAAG ATACGGTTCTTGAGTACGGTGATTTGGACATTGACCGCACATTGCTTGAGCCTATAGCTCAAATCTTGGAACATCCAAGAGCGCCAAGCTTGCTTTCAAGTAA GAAACTTGTCCGCCGGGTAGAAGACTTGATCCAAGAAAGCTCGGCATTGAAACTTGACCTCGTACCCAAACTGACGGCCCTGACTACAACCATGATCAAAGGCTGCGACTTTGGGATCCAACTAGCCCAACGTATCGGATCATACCTTGCCGACGTTCGTGCACAGAAGCATAACTTCCAACTGGCTAGCGTATTGTTGCATGTGCGCGAGACGGCGGCGGAGACCATGTCGCAGCGGCCCGGGACTGTGGGTTCATGGGAGGCGGTTGGGCAGCTTGTCGCTGGATTGGTCAAGGATGCGACAGCGCTTATGGAACCTGCGATGGAACAGGAGAATATCCTTAAGC TCGTAGGCGAGGCACCGTGGGTTGTGAGGATTGCAGAAGTCAAGGCGTTGTCTGCTGTGAATGTTGATGCCGAGCGAACGGTCAACAAACTTAATGAGGAGATAAAGGACCTTATTCGCAGTATCAAGACTCGG GATCAAACCATCCAAGAAACCAGCGTCAAGATCGAGCTCATGGAGCGACGAATGGAAACTGTCAAGAAACAGGCCGACGCCATC AAACAAGAAAAGGCCTATGAAGAGGCACTCGAACAACTACAGAGCGATTTAGACGAGATGGGCCAGGAGAATGCAAGGTTGAAACAGGCTACAGCCGGGATGGAAAAGCATG CCTCTGGTATGCAGCCTGCGGTGGAAGAACCTGTCATTGCATCCGGAGACCTGGAAGCATCACATCTTCTCGAACAGGCAAGTTTGAAGCAATTCCTGACGATATATGTGGCTAACACCCCCCCTTCACAGATCGAGTCCTTGCGAGGAGCGGTTCGCTTCCTGCGACACGAGAACTCGTACCTCAAGAGCCAGGATCTCCTCCGCGAACTGAATTCCCTCCCGCCTCTCGGAGACAAGCCGATTCCCGTTACCTTGTCTCGTATATCACGTACCTCTGCTCGTCCATTGACCACCGTCGTCCGTTCCCCGACACCTCTTTCGGAGGtatcagaagaagaatatcTCATGGAAGAACTCCGCGACGAGTACGATTCGGAGGAATCCGAGGAAGCAGAAAGGCCTCCGTCGCCTCATGCGTTGGCCACCGAATCCAAGCTACTCTACCGGGACCTGTTGCT GACCAGACAGCTACAGCCAGAGCCAGAGCTTCAAGAGAACAACGAAAACGAGGAAGAGAACGAGGAGCAATGGACGCGGGAGCTGCTCCCTCATGAGCAGCTCGTTGCTCGTCGTAGGGAGAACAAGATACTCGGACGTCGCGTGCGTGGTCTTGCGGAGCGGGCTGGCCAGTTGAATGTGATTAGGCTGTAA